The following proteins are encoded in a genomic region of Chloroflexota bacterium:
- a CDS encoding NAD(P)H-dependent oxidoreductase, producing the protein MKVLALNGSPRMKASSTYHMLTPLLEGMEAAGAETELIHIRKLDLEVCIGCYTCWVRTPGECIHKDKDSMVAAMDRYNTADLVIFGTPLYHFSMSGIMKTFIDRTLPRIEPWLIPHPDLPGVTFHPERFHKPNKIMLVSPCGFPEFEHFESLVATFRHMARMERFEYVGEILRPGAEALSRRSLQGLFSGYYDLLRQAGEQIIQEGGISDDLQVELRKDLFPGGKQAFYDMAGAYWEQQMDRFKVPEEMRHTVPILAADLDSVPYVPGGREAAPKGVVQIDGRYYVSNEHMLNYLAGMYNPKAIPDLRATIQFTITPPKLAFDPGPSDWYMDINDGGCSVHQGRTALPTLAITTPHEVWQDIGMGLQDAEAAFTDGKFDANGSMTLLEQFPQIFEYPQPGESGRVNPELDMIYGPLISRVPGVNGSSPNVLT; encoded by the coding sequence ATGAAAGTCCTTGCCCTGAACGGCTCCCCCCGCATGAAAGCCAGCAGCACCTACCACATGCTGACACCCTTGCTCGAAGGCATGGAAGCGGCTGGCGCAGAGACCGAACTGATCCACATCCGCAAGCTCGATCTCGAGGTCTGCATCGGCTGCTACACCTGCTGGGTGCGCACGCCCGGCGAGTGCATCCACAAAGACAAAGACAGCATGGTCGCCGCCATGGATCGCTACAACACCGCTGACCTGGTCATTTTTGGCACGCCTCTTTACCACTTCAGCATGAGCGGCATCATGAAAACTTTCATCGACCGCACCCTGCCGCGCATTGAACCCTGGCTGATCCCCCACCCCGACCTCCCCGGCGTGACCTTCCACCCGGAGCGTTTCCACAAGCCCAACAAGATCATGCTGGTCTCGCCCTGCGGCTTCCCGGAGTTCGAGCACTTCGAGTCACTGGTGGCGACCTTCCGGCACATGGCCCGTATGGAGCGCTTTGAATACGTCGGCGAGATCCTGCGTCCCGGCGCTGAAGCACTCAGCCGTCGCTCGCTGCAAGGTTTGTTCAGCGGCTATTACGATTTGCTGCGACAAGCGGGCGAGCAAATCATCCAGGAGGGCGGCATTTCCGACGATTTGCAGGTGGAATTGCGCAAAGACCTCTTCCCCGGCGGCAAACAGGCTTTCTACGATATGGCCGGCGCTTACTGGGAACAGCAGATGGACCGCTTCAAGGTGCCCGAGGAGATGCGCCACACCGTGCCGATTTTAGCTGCCGATCTGGATAGCGTGCCCTATGTGCCCGGCGGCCGGGAGGCAGCACCCAAAGGTGTTGTGCAGATCGATGGCCGGTATTACGTCTCCAATGAGCACATGCTCAACTACCTGGCAGGCATGTACAATCCCAAGGCCATCCCCGACCTGCGGGCGACGATCCAGTTCACCATCACCCCTCCGAAACTCGCTTTCGATCCCGGGCCCAGCGACTGGTACATGGATATCAACGACGGGGGATGCAGTGTCCATCAGGGCCGCACCGCCCTGCCCACGCTGGCCATCACCACCCCGCACGAAGTCTGGCAGGATATCGGCATGGGCCTGCAGGACGCTGAAGCCGCTTTCACCGATGGCAAATTCGACGCTAACGGTTCGATGACCCTGCTGGAGCAGTTCCCGCAGATTTTCGAGTATCCCCAACCCGGAGAGAGCGGGCGCGTGAACCCCGAACTGGATATGATCTATGGCCCTCTCATCAGCCGAGTTCCTGGTGTAAATGGAAGCAGCCCCAATGTCCTCACATGA
- a CDS encoding radical SAM protein: MIAFGPVPSRRLGRSLGINNIPPKICSYACVYCQLGRTIKMQVERQAFYEPEAVFQAVQDKVERARAAGEIIDYLTFVPDGEPTLDANLGRTIELLKPLGIKIAVISNASLIWHQDVRDDLMLTDWVSLKIDSIWETVWRKIDRPHGSLQLTAVLDGALEFARSYQGKLVTETMLVHGVNDDEDHLWEVADFLARLQPATAYLAIPTRPPAENWVQPPAEETIARAYHIFRERLSQAEYLIGYEGNAFAFTGNVEEDLLSIMAVHPMRENAVCEFLRRAGADWAVIDDLLAQHRLLATAYEGERFYMLKLHGDWGERVSVE; this comes from the coding sequence ATGATCGCCTTCGGCCCGGTGCCCTCCCGGCGTCTGGGGCGCAGCCTGGGCATCAACAACATCCCGCCCAAGATATGCAGCTATGCCTGCGTCTATTGCCAATTGGGACGCACCATCAAGATGCAGGTGGAGCGCCAGGCTTTCTACGAGCCGGAGGCCGTGTTCCAGGCTGTGCAGGACAAGGTGGAGCGGGCCCGAGCAGCCGGAGAAATCATCGATTACCTGACCTTCGTGCCCGACGGCGAGCCCACGCTAGACGCAAACCTGGGCCGCACCATTGAGCTGCTGAAGCCACTGGGCATCAAGATTGCCGTCATCAGCAACGCCTCCCTGATCTGGCACCAGGATGTGCGCGACGATCTGATGCTGACCGACTGGGTCTCACTTAAGATCGATTCCATCTGGGAAACCGTGTGGCGCAAGATCGACCGGCCGCACGGCAGCTTGCAGTTGACGGCAGTTCTCGACGGCGCGCTTGAGTTTGCGCGCAGCTACCAGGGCAAGCTGGTGACAGAGACGATGTTGGTGCATGGCGTCAACGACGATGAAGACCACCTGTGGGAGGTGGCCGATTTCCTGGCCCGCTTGCAACCTGCAACGGCCTATCTGGCGATCCCCACCCGGCCGCCGGCCGAGAACTGGGTGCAGCCGCCGGCCGAGGAAACCATCGCTCGAGCCTATCATATCTTCCGTGAGCGGTTGAGCCAGGCCGAGTATCTGATCGGCTACGAGGGCAACGCCTTCGCCTTCACCGGTAACGTCGAGGAAGACCTGCTGAGCATTATGGCTGTCCACCCGATGAGGGAGAACGCGGTCTGCGAGTTCCTGCGACGAGCCGGAGCGGACTGGGCCGTAATCGACGACCTGCTCGCCCAGCATCGACTGCTTGCGACGGCCTACGAAGGCGAGAGGTTCTATATGCTGAAGTTACATGGGGATTGGGGAGAGCGTGTATCAGTTGAGTGA
- a CDS encoding MoaD/ThiS family protein, protein MEVEVRVFATLRKYLPELGVGEPKILEIHEGTTLAELCDQLGLPIAEVKVIMRNGLQAEPEEIIAEGDRIAYIPAVGGG, encoded by the coding sequence ATGGAAGTAGAAGTCCGTGTTTTTGCCACTCTAAGAAAATACCTGCCTGAGTTAGGCGTCGGCGAGCCGAAGATTCTCGAAATCCATGAGGGGACGACCTTAGCTGAGTTGTGCGATCAGCTTGGACTGCCAATTGCTGAGGTCAAAGTCATCATGCGAAACGGTCTCCAAGCCGAGCCGGAAGAGATCATCGCTGAGGGTGATCGCATCGCCTATATCCCGGCAGTGGGCGGAGGATAA
- a CDS encoding GNAT family N-acetyltransferase — translation MNVVIKEMTIEDYVEVRALWQESDGVVLSKVDTKKDIARFLERNPGLSFIARDGDQLVGAVLCGHDGRYGYIDQLAVCKSYRRQGIGRSLVARCLYNLMRIGIHKWHLFVFDDNQDAIAFWKKLGWAERVEMITMSHHESRPTDNQGQ, via the coding sequence ATGAATGTCGTGATCAAGGAGATGACCATTGAAGACTATGTTGAGGTTCGCGCTCTGTGGCAGGAATCCGACGGTGTCGTGCTCAGCAAAGTTGATACAAAGAAGGATATTGCACGCTTCCTCGAACGCAATCCCGGACTTAGCTTCATCGCCCGGGATGGGGATCAGCTTGTGGGAGCCGTTCTCTGTGGCCATGATGGCAGGTATGGCTACATCGACCAGTTGGCTGTGTGCAAATCTTATCGTCGCCAGGGAATTGGACGATCGCTTGTGGCGCGATGCCTGTACAACCTCATGCGAATCGGCATCCACAAGTGGCATCTCTTCGTCTTCGACGATAATCAAGATGCCATTGCCTTCTGGAAAAAGCTCGGATGGGCAGAACGAGTTGAGATGATAACGATGTCCCATCACGAAAGTCGCCCAACTGATAATCAGGGCCAATAA
- a CDS encoding medium chain dehydrogenase/reductase family protein: MNYKKVILNEFGGPEVLQVVEETTLPEPQAGEVRVKVLAASATFTDTLVRKGIYYGFKEKPPLSPGYDMVGVVDKVGAGVSGLEPGQMVADLIVFGAYSEYICRPADSLVPVPSDLDPAEAVSMVLSYVTAYQLLHRVAKVQSGQRVLVHGAGGAVGTALLQLGRLLDLEMYGTASKSKHALVESLGGIPIDYQSDDFVARMQAIGGVDAAFDAIGGDNFQRSFESLKKGGILVAYGFYNQSMGKGGNVPIEFMRVKLWNILPNGRSTSFYSIGDLRKKQPDWFRQDLTALFDLLAQGKIKPVIGRRMGLEDAAQAHELIEQAAVKGRIVLVVNER; the protein is encoded by the coding sequence ATGAACTACAAAAAAGTAATCCTCAACGAATTCGGCGGCCCGGAAGTGCTCCAGGTTGTCGAAGAAACAACCTTGCCCGAACCGCAGGCAGGGGAAGTGAGAGTGAAGGTATTGGCGGCCAGCGCCACCTTTACCGACACCCTCGTCCGCAAAGGCATTTATTACGGTTTCAAGGAAAAACCGCCGCTTTCGCCTGGCTACGATATGGTCGGGGTGGTAGACAAGGTGGGGGCCGGCGTCAGTGGCTTGGAACCAGGCCAGATGGTGGCGGACCTGATCGTCTTCGGGGCTTACAGCGAGTACATCTGTCGCCCGGCCGATTCGCTGGTTCCCGTCCCTTCGGATCTGGACCCCGCCGAAGCGGTGAGCATGGTGCTCTCCTACGTCACCGCCTATCAGTTGCTGCATCGCGTTGCCAAAGTGCAGAGCGGACAGCGGGTTCTCGTCCACGGCGCGGGCGGGGCGGTGGGCACGGCGTTGCTGCAACTGGGCCGCCTCCTCGATCTGGAGATGTACGGCACGGCGTCGAAGTCCAAACACGCCCTGGTCGAAAGCCTGGGCGGAATCCCGATTGACTACCAGAGCGACGATTTCGTCGCCCGGATGCAGGCCATCGGCGGCGTGGACGCGGCCTTCGATGCCATCGGCGGCGACAACTTTCAACGTTCGTTCGAGTCGCTGAAAAAGGGCGGCATACTGGTCGCTTACGGTTTCTACAATCAATCCATGGGCAAGGGTGGCAACGTTCCCATCGAATTCATGCGCGTCAAGCTCTGGAACATCCTGCCCAATGGCCGCTCGACATCCTTCTACTCCATCGGCGATCTGCGCAAAAAGCAGCCCGACTGGTTCCGCCAGGATTTAACCGCACTGTTCGACCTGCTGGCCCAGGGCAAGATCAAGCCGGTCATCGGGCGGCGCATGGGGCTGGAAGATGCCGCGCAGGCGCATGAGTTAATCGAGCAGGCCGCGGTGAAGGGGCGGATTGTGCTGGTGGTGAATGAACGGTGA
- a CDS encoding YCF48-related protein, translating into MLTRLRAATQNSVSLPGRYVLIAAGLTLFGLLAGTGLGAVMPVRPPAPVVAARPAFASTATWQRCDEELPSIATVLTVKADPAHPGILYAGTHQPPGLWRSANSGKTWVQEVFAGETRPGCHPVYALHWDAGRQRWWAGTTAGLFYRSTDSPVWQPAGGPDGPIYDLAQDASGRIYAVQAETGLFRLDRSDNWTQLRDTDRALAVNVSPDGRVVFLGTAGDGLWISHDGGTTWQQVPDFKKAYVSVLWTDQQVGQQILLSTSQAAYGSDDQGHTWHSIPTLGGRSYSFHLAPDGTLFAGLKGRVARSRDDGQTWTLRGEGLAPDAIILGLDTVSQPEGGDMLFAATRDGIYASGDRGNSWQRHSTGLGGIQVKALARNSAGGMIAATPQGLYRRLAGAATWQPIAPTFRHTHIYDLSGDASGHTLYAGTERGLLRSADDGQTWQEVPSELASHGMPGVLADPGDPNHLFIRLAFERIYESYDGGQTWQARWEGMETQHVVLSMARGPSGEFLAGTDKGVFRWNRQDNQWHKEPLALPNPAVYAVAFDPSGREQYAGSTTGLWCKSGDSGWRRCGAGTIHNSVSALVALPAGHVYAGTRYAGLYRSCDSGATWHQVAGIPADATVNDLLVDSQASLVYAATDRGLFEGPDRDCPPATASPIEKREDQGGLAVLAQILASASKHAAGRPLPAVHTLRPDDSLLNQARDIGFQAIVQVFSWAEIEPAQGVWYWEYPDFLARATAFYDLDLIVRLDHPPEWAVEAASADSSFPFDVDAYLRFVDAVARRYGDHIHSYIIWNEPNLAAEWGAPPDPASYAQLLQRTYAAIKQIDPAATVVSAGLAPTNERSDWAVDDRLFLKEMYEAGARPYFDALAVHPYGFAYPPDDSRGQHNGLNVNRILDLRATMEAHGDGAKPVWATEVGWTTDGVGDHDWLTVTPQQQADYLTMAWRMARQDWPWLDVFTVWNLGATSPAAKGEVDEKAAYSLLYEDGRPKPAWDALQDAFSGTGLRRAALTLWERLASLLTDGPSLVTILALDQEIHLGDNQ; encoded by the coding sequence ATGCTAACTAGGTTGAGGGCCGCCACTCAGAATAGTGTCTCGCTGCCTGGCCGATATGTTTTGATCGCCGCAGGGCTGACGCTTTTTGGTTTGTTGGCCGGCACCGGTCTGGGCGCGGTGATGCCTGTCCGACCGCCGGCCCCGGTGGTCGCGGCGCGACCAGCCTTCGCTTCCACGGCCACCTGGCAACGCTGCGATGAGGAACTGCCATCCATCGCCACCGTTCTGACCGTGAAGGCCGACCCGGCGCATCCGGGCATTCTGTACGCCGGAACTCACCAGCCACCAGGGTTGTGGCGCTCTGCCAACAGCGGCAAGACGTGGGTGCAGGAGGTTTTCGCCGGGGAGACACGCCCTGGCTGCCATCCAGTTTACGCCTTGCATTGGGATGCGGGGCGACAACGCTGGTGGGCAGGAACGACCGCAGGACTATTCTATCGCAGCACAGACTCACCCGTCTGGCAACCTGCTGGCGGACCCGATGGACCAATCTATGACCTGGCCCAGGACGCGTCGGGCCGCATCTATGCCGTCCAGGCTGAAACGGGTCTTTTCCGTTTGGATAGAAGCGATAACTGGACGCAACTGCGAGATACTGACAGGGCTCTGGCTGTGAACGTCTCGCCCGACGGCAGGGTGGTCTTCCTGGGCACCGCTGGCGATGGGTTGTGGATCAGCCATGACGGTGGAACGACCTGGCAACAGGTGCCAGATTTCAAAAAAGCATACGTTTCGGTGCTGTGGACAGATCAGCAAGTCGGACAGCAGATCCTCCTCAGCACCTCCCAGGCGGCCTATGGGTCCGATGACCAGGGACACACCTGGCATTCGATCCCGACGCTGGGCGGACGGTCGTATTCCTTTCACCTGGCTCCCGATGGCACTCTGTTCGCCGGGTTGAAAGGTAGAGTCGCTCGCTCGCGGGATGACGGACAGACGTGGACATTGAGGGGCGAAGGATTGGCACCCGATGCGATCATCCTTGGGCTGGATACCGTTAGCCAGCCTGAAGGCGGGGATATGCTCTTTGCCGCCACCCGAGATGGCATCTACGCCAGCGGCGATCGCGGCAACAGCTGGCAGCGCCACAGCACCGGGCTTGGCGGCATTCAGGTGAAAGCGCTGGCCAGGAATTCCGCAGGCGGCATGATTGCAGCCACCCCGCAAGGCTTGTACCGGCGGCTCGCCGGTGCAGCCACATGGCAGCCTATAGCCCCGACCTTCAGACACACACATATCTACGACCTGTCGGGCGATGCGAGCGGCCATACCCTCTACGCAGGCACGGAACGCGGCCTCCTGCGCAGCGCTGACGACGGCCAGACCTGGCAAGAGGTGCCCTCCGAGCTGGCATCACATGGTATGCCGGGCGTGCTGGCGGATCCGGGCGATCCCAACCACCTCTTCATACGGCTGGCCTTCGAGCGCATCTACGAGAGCTATGATGGCGGTCAGACCTGGCAAGCTCGCTGGGAGGGCATGGAAACCCAACATGTGGTGCTGTCCATGGCCCGTGGGCCGTCCGGGGAGTTCCTCGCGGGCACCGACAAGGGGGTTTTCCGCTGGAACCGGCAGGACAATCAGTGGCACAAGGAGCCGCTTGCCCTGCCCAATCCGGCTGTCTACGCCGTGGCTTTCGATCCCTCGGGTAGGGAGCAATATGCGGGCAGCACTACAGGGTTGTGGTGCAAATCGGGCGACAGCGGCTGGCGCCGCTGCGGGGCCGGGACCATCCATAACAGCGTCTCTGCGCTGGTTGCGCTGCCTGCAGGCCATGTCTATGCGGGAACTCGCTACGCCGGCCTGTACAGATCCTGCGACAGCGGCGCGACCTGGCATCAGGTAGCTGGAATTCCTGCTGATGCCACCGTGAACGACCTGCTGGTGGATTCGCAGGCGTCGCTGGTCTACGCAGCTACCGATCGCGGCCTCTTCGAAGGCCCGGACAGGGATTGCCCGCCCGCAACGGCCTCTCCGATTGAGAAGCGCGAGGACCAGGGTGGCCTGGCGGTGCTGGCACAAATTCTGGCCAGCGCCAGCAAGCATGCCGCCGGGAGGCCACTGCCGGCGGTGCATACCCTGCGGCCCGACGACTCTCTGCTGAATCAGGCCAGGGATATCGGCTTCCAGGCCATCGTGCAAGTCTTCTCCTGGGCCGAGATCGAGCCTGCCCAGGGAGTGTGGTACTGGGAATATCCCGACTTCCTGGCCAGGGCAACAGCCTTCTATGACCTTGACCTGATCGTGCGCCTGGATCACCCGCCTGAATGGGCTGTGGAGGCGGCATCTGCTGACAGCAGCTTTCCCTTCGATGTGGATGCCTATCTGCGCTTCGTGGACGCGGTCGCCCGCCGCTACGGGGACCACATTCATTCATACATCATCTGGAACGAGCCAAACCTGGCCGCTGAATGGGGCGCGCCGCCCGATCCGGCGTCCTATGCCCAACTGCTGCAACGAACCTACGCCGCGATCAAGCAGATTGACCCCGCCGCCACAGTCGTCAGCGCAGGGCTGGCGCCTACCAACGAGCGCAGCGATTGGGCCGTGGACGACCGCTTGTTCCTCAAGGAGATGTACGAGGCTGGTGCCCGTCCCTATTTCGATGCCCTCGCTGTCCACCCGTATGGCTTTGCCTACCCGCCCGACGATTCCCGCGGCCAGCACAATGGGCTCAATGTGAACCGCATCCTGGATCTGCGGGCCACGATGGAAGCCCATGGGGATGGCGCCAAGCCTGTCTGGGCCACGGAGGTCGGCTGGACAACCGACGGGGTGGGCGACCACGACTGGCTGACTGTGACGCCGCAGCAGCAGGCCGATTATCTGACAATGGCCTGGCGGATGGCGCGCCAGGACTGGCCCTGGCTGGACGTGTTCACTGTCTGGAACCTGGGAGCGACCTCGCCCGCTGCCAAAGGTGAGGTCGATGAGAAGGCCGCCTACAGTCTTCTATACGAGGATGGAAGGCCCAAGCCTGCCTGGGACGCGTTGCAGGATGCCTTTTCCGGGACAGGCCTCAGGCGGGCGGCACTCACTCTCTGGGAGCGGCTTGCATCGCTCCTGACCGATGGGCCATCGCTCGTAACTATTCTGGCCCTGGATCAGGAGATTCACCTGGGCGACAACCAGTGA
- a CDS encoding SCP2 sterol-binding domain-containing protein produces MSNQTPGLRPKNIAQAIEGMALSFNPEAAGDIQATIQFHVSGQDGGDWNLTIADGQCRCQNGMVAEPTLTINTPADIWLAIARKERSGAMALMTGKYKASGKMSLLLKMDNIFSRQATEAELAAKGWL; encoded by the coding sequence ATGTCGAACCAAACCCCAGGTTTACGCCCCAAAAATATTGCCCAGGCCATCGAAGGCATGGCGCTCAGTTTCAATCCTGAAGCAGCCGGCGACATACAGGCTACCATCCAATTTCACGTTTCCGGCCAAGATGGTGGCGACTGGAACCTCACTATCGCTGACGGCCAATGCCGCTGCCAAAACGGCATGGTCGCTGAGCCCACCCTCACCATCAACACCCCTGCCGATATCTGGCTGGCCATCGCCCGCAAGGAGCGAAGCGGGGCGATGGCCCTGATGACCGGCAAATACAAAGCCAGCGGCAAGATGAGCTTGCTGCTGAAGATGGACAATATCTTCTCCCGCCAGGCCACGGAAGCGGAATTGGCTGCAAAAGGTTGGCTGTAA
- a CDS encoding PadR family transcriptional regulator, which translates to MLKYTLLGFLNYQSYSGYDLKQMMDVSTSNFWHAKQSQIYTTLKKLEQDELVISHIEPQERRPNRRVYEITEAGQADLREWLVQPLMTIEPHKETLLLKLFFSAQLNPQTILTELRLQRNLHQAKLEKYQTTTKEVIRQFAASTDMADDARLWETTRRFGELFEEMYIRWLDETIEMVERW; encoded by the coding sequence ATGCTTAAATATACTCTGCTCGGTTTTCTCAACTACCAATCATACTCTGGCTATGACCTGAAACAGATGATGGATGTTTCCACATCCAATTTTTGGCACGCCAAACAGAGCCAGATTTACACCACGCTCAAAAAGCTGGAGCAGGATGAACTGGTCATCTCACACATCGAACCCCAGGAACGCCGCCCCAACCGGCGCGTTTATGAGATCACCGAAGCCGGGCAAGCGGACTTACGAGAATGGCTGGTCCAGCCGCTGATGACAATCGAACCTCACAAGGAAACCTTACTGCTCAAGCTGTTTTTCTCTGCTCAATTGAATCCGCAGACGATCTTGACTGAACTGCGCCTGCAACGCAATTTGCATCAGGCAAAATTGGAGAAGTACCAGACCACAACCAAAGAGGTGATCCGCCAATTTGCCGCCAGCACAGACATGGCCGATGACGCCCGGTTATGGGAAACGACCCGCCGTTTTGGCGAATTATTCGAAGAGATGTACATTCGCTGGCTGGACGAAACGATTGAGATGGTGGAGAGGTGGTGA
- a CDS encoding aldehyde ferredoxin oxidoreductase C-terminal domain-containing protein yields MAKQILRINMTKLEATYEPVPEKWARWAGRGLTSSIVADEVDPTCHPLGPNNKLAIAPGWVSGSPAAPSSGRTSFGGKSPLTGGIKEANSGGLSSQKIAKLGLAAIILEGMPKDGKWYSIFIDKDGVQFEDAADLMGKGMYEIDTLMWEKYPNKPAVIGIGPAGEMKLSNAGISVNDPEGEPGRYAGRGGLGAVMGARGVKVMVVDDKGGPGVEVANMDLFKTGRKKLTAAIGAHDLTKRDGGLWTFGTNVLMNIINEAGGLPTRNFSAGQFEGAAKISGEAVVENIEARGGVGTKHHACHPGCIMQCSSIYPHEDGTAFVSVIEYETSWALGANCGIDDIEYIAQATWECNDIGLDTIEAGNTIAIAMDGGYLEFGDTEGALKTFDEVRSGTPLGRVFGQGVEATAKAFGVYRVPTVKGQSMPAYEPRAIKGIGVTYATTAMGADHTSGYTIAPEIAGVGGKVDPLTHTDKAGLSLTFQSATAFIDSTGYCLFIAFPILDIPEGWAGMAESVAGVTGLDITGDDVLAIGKEVLKIERLFNEAAGFTTADDRLPEFMRDEALPPHNVKWTMADEDLDQVYAWVHED; encoded by the coding sequence ATGGCAAAACAGATTCTTCGTATCAATATGACCAAGCTCGAAGCAACCTACGAGCCAGTCCCTGAAAAATGGGCTCGTTGGGCAGGCCGAGGATTGACCTCATCGATTGTTGCTGACGAGGTAGACCCCACCTGTCATCCGCTGGGGCCGAACAATAAGCTTGCTATTGCTCCTGGCTGGGTATCTGGTTCACCGGCCGCGCCCAGCAGCGGACGCACCTCCTTCGGCGGCAAGAGCCCGCTCACGGGTGGCATCAAAGAAGCCAACTCCGGTGGGCTTTCCAGCCAGAAGATTGCCAAACTTGGGCTTGCCGCGATCATCCTTGAGGGGATGCCCAAAGATGGCAAATGGTACAGCATTTTCATTGACAAGGATGGTGTCCAATTTGAAGATGCCGCAGACCTGATGGGCAAGGGTATGTATGAGATTGATACCCTGATGTGGGAGAAATATCCTAACAAGCCCGCAGTGATCGGCATTGGGCCTGCCGGCGAGATGAAACTCTCCAATGCAGGTATCTCCGTCAACGATCCTGAAGGTGAACCAGGTCGCTACGCCGGACGCGGCGGTCTTGGCGCGGTCATGGGCGCGCGCGGCGTCAAGGTCATGGTGGTTGATGACAAAGGCGGTCCTGGTGTTGAAGTTGCCAACATGGATCTCTTCAAAACAGGGCGCAAAAAACTGACCGCAGCTATCGGGGCGCATGATCTGACCAAGAGAGACGGCGGTTTGTGGACTTTCGGCACCAATGTCTTGATGAATATCATTAACGAGGCAGGTGGTTTGCCCACCCGTAATTTTAGCGCCGGGCAATTTGAAGGTGCCGCGAAGATTTCGGGCGAAGCTGTCGTGGAGAATATCGAAGCGCGCGGCGGCGTCGGGACAAAGCATCACGCCTGCCACCCCGGCTGCATCATGCAGTGCTCCAGCATTTACCCCCACGAGGACGGCACAGCCTTCGTCTCGGTCATCGAGTACGAAACATCCTGGGCTTTGGGTGCGAACTGCGGCATTGACGACATCGAATATATTGCCCAGGCCACCTGGGAGTGCAACGACATCGGTCTCGATACCATCGAAGCTGGGAACACGATTGCGATCGCGATGGATGGCGGCTATCTCGAATTTGGCGATACAGAGGGTGCACTGAAAACCTTTGATGAGGTCCGCAGCGGAACGCCACTTGGACGTGTATTTGGCCAGGGCGTGGAAGCGACCGCCAAAGCCTTTGGCGTTTACCGCGTTCCCACCGTCAAAGGGCAGTCCATGCCCGCCTATGAGCCGCGTGCCATCAAAGGCATCGGCGTGACCTACGCCACCACCGCCATGGGCGCAGACCACACCTCCGGCTACACCATCGCCCCTGAAATCGCCGGCGTGGGCGGCAAAGTGGATCCACTTACGCATACCGATAAAGCGGGCCTTTCGTTGACCTTCCAGTCCGCGACCGCTTTCATTGACAGCACCGGCTACTGCCTTTTCATCGCCTTCCCGATCCTCGACATCCCCGAAGGTTGGGCGGGCATGGCTGAATCTGTGGCGGGCGTGACTGGTCTCGACATCACCGGCGACGACGTGCTCGCAATCGGCAAAGAGGTTCTCAAGATAGAGCGTCTCTTTAATGAAGCGGCCGGCTTCACTACCGCCGATGACCGCTTGCCAGAGTTCATGCGTGATGAGGCTCTGCCTCCGCACAACGTCAAGTGGACGATGGCAGACGAAGACCTTGATCAGGTTTACGCCTGGGTGCACGAAGACTAA